GCCCGTGGAGCGCATCAGCGACCTGCTGAACCCCGGTTACCTGGATTGCGAGGTCGGCTGGTGCGTCATGCCCGATGGCTCCGGCTTCATCGCCAACCACCGCATCTGGCCCGGGGCCACCGTGGAGATGATCCAGTGGTGGTTCGCCTGGCACGCCCTGGAGGACCTGCGCTACAAGATCTGGTTCCCTGCCGGCCACTACGGCATCTCTGTGGACGAAGCCACCCGGGCCAAGATCACGGACCCCAGCGTACCCCTCGTCGAGAAGGTGACGGGGGTGACCCATCACGTGGTGGAGGCCTGTGACGGCCCCACGGAGAACATCTACATCAACTTCCTGAAGCCCGAGCAGATGGGCTTCGACATGAGCCGCTACCACGCCCCCAACGTGGCCTGCGTGTGCGGTGGCCACGGGGTCTCCCAGATGATCAACCCCCCCCTGGGTCTCCCCGCCTTCAAGGGTTCGGCCTGCATGGTCCACTTCTTCCGCGAGGTCGAGGGCGGCCTGGAGCAGCGCACCCGCTTCTGGCTGGGCAAGAAGTTCGTCAACGGCGAAGCCATCCACACCCTGCCCGGCGGTGTGAAGCTGCCCCCCTTCCCCGTGGCCGGCCTTGCCCGCCACAATGTGAAGGAGTTCGCCAATCTTCAGTCCTTCCTGCCCCAGATCTACGCAGAGCACGGCGGGACCTTCTGAGCCCGACTGGGCAGACCTCTCCGCGCTGAGGGAGGTCTGCCAAGGGATGGGTTCCGAAGCTCAACTCCGGGTTCTGGGGGAGGACTTTGAATCCTTTCCATGAAAAGGGAGGCACATCACTTGTGCCTCCCTTTTCATGGATCTCACACCGCGGCCAGAATGGCCTTCAGCAGGTCCCAGAAGCGGCCCACGGAGGGGATGCTCACCTTCTCATCGGGGGTGTGGACATCCCACATGTCAGGGCCGATGGAGGCCATCTGCATGCCCTCGTACTTCTCGCCGATGATGCCGCACTCCAGGCCGGCGTGGATGGCGACGACCTTCATGTCCTGGCCGGTCTGGGCCTTGTGGACCTCCTTCACCAGTTTCACCAGGTCGCTGCCGGGCTCAGGCTTCCACCCTGGGTAGCCGCCCACGTGCTTCGCCTCGAAACCTCCCAGCTCGCAGTGGGCCGAGACTCTTTCCACCACGGTCATCTTGGAGCTGTCGATGGAGGAGCGGTGGAGCATGTAGAAGGTCACCGCGCCCTCCTTGGTCTCCAGTACGCCCAGGTTGGTGGAGGTCTGCACCAGGTCGGGGATGTCGGGGCTCATGGCCACCACGCCGTGCAGCATGGTGAAGAGGGTGTTGATCACCGCCTTGGCGTCCTCCGTAGACATGACCAAGGTGGGGAGCTCGGCGGGCTCAAGGGTGAAGGTCAGGCCGGGATCGAAGGCACCGATGGCCAGACGGCTCTCGCGCTGGAGGCTTTCGACCATCGCCTGGACCTCAGCCTCCTTGACTGGATCCAGAGTGACGAGGGCCCAGGCTTCGCGGGGGATGGCGTTGCGCTTGTTGCCCCCCTGGAGGTGGGCGAGACCCAGTTCGAAGTGGTGGGAGAGGGCATGGAGGGCGCGGGCCAGGAAGCGGATGGCATTGCCCCGGTGGCCGTTGATGTCGATGCCGCTGTGGCCGCCCTTGAGGCCCGAGACCTTGAGGCGGTAACCCTTGGCTCCGCTCTGGGGGGGCTCCCAGGAGGCCTTGCGGGTGGCGATGGTGTCGATGCCCCCGGCGCAGCCGATGGTGAGGAAACCCTCCTCCTCGCTGTCCAGGTTGAGGAGATACTTGGCCTTGAGCATGCCGGGCTGGACGTTCTCCGCCCCGGTCATGCCCGTCTCCTCATCAATGGTCACCAGGACCTCCAGGGGGCCGTGGGGGATGTCCTTGGCGGCCAGGGCCGCCAGGGCGGTGGCGACGCCGATGCCGTTGTCAGCGCCGAGGGTGGTCCCCCGGGCCTTGAGGAGGTCGCCGTCCCGGTAGACCGGGATGGGGTCGCAGGCGAAGTTGTGGACCGTGTCCTCGTTCTTCTCGCAGACCATGTCGACATGGGCCTGGAGGCAGATGCCGGGGCGGTCCTCCCGCCCGGGGGTCGCGGGTTTGCGGATGATCACGTTGCCGATGGGGTCCCGCAGCACCTCGCAGCCAAGGGCCGTGGCCTGGTCGGCCACCCACTGGGCCGCTGCCTGCTCCTGCTTGGAGCCCCGGGGTATCCGGGAGAGCTCCAGGAAGTAGTTCCACAGGACCTTGGGTTCCATGCTCTCCATGACCAGCCTCCACTGATGGGGTTATGCCTCGTGGCTTGAGAGTAGCGCGGGGGCTCTCCAGTCACCATACTCTGATGGATTCCCGGGCATAATGGGCCCAGGACACCCAACATCCTGTCGCTTCCGGGGGCCTCATGGGCTCGAGCTTCTATTCGGCTTTCACGCACTGCGAAGTGGTTGACGCGCATGAAGCCATCACGGAGGCCATCAGCCACTGCCTTGGCCAGCTGGCGGGGCGGCCAGCGGGGGCCATCCTTCTGCTGGCCGGAGCCGCCCTGGACCACCAGCTCCTCCTCGATGCCCTGCAGGTCCAATGGCCGGGCGTGCCCCTCATCGGCTGCACGACCGATGGGGAGTTCTCACCGGGGGAGGGCTATACGGAGGACTCCCTCCTGCTGCTGGTGTTGGGTTCGGCCACCGTGGCGTTCGCCTCCTGCAGTCTCGACCTGGCCCACCCCCTCGGGCCCCAGTGCCAGGAGCTCAAGGCCCGGCAGCAGGGGCGGAGCCCCCGCCTGGGGATCCTCCTGGCCGACGCGCTCTCCTACATGGGGGAGGACGCCATGCTGGCCCTGCAAGAGGCCTTCGGGCAGGGCTTTCCCCTGGTGGGCGGCGCCTCTGCTGATAGCTGGACCTTCGAGGGGAACCGCCAGTTCCATGGACGGGAGGTCCTCTCGGGCTGCGCGGTCTGCCTTCTCTTCTTCGGGGACTTCCGCTTCGGCCACGCGGCGGAGACCGGATGGAAGCCCATCGGAAGGACCGGGGTGGTCACCCGCGTGGCCCGGAATGTGGTCATCGATATCGACGGACGGCCCGCCCTGGACTTCTACCGGGATCTCATGGGGCGGGATGCCCTGCCTTCGGTGGACACTCCCACCGTCGTCTATGACCCCGAGGGGCATTACCTCTATCTGAGGACCTTCCTCCTGCCTATCGATCCCCTGGATGGCTATATCCGGTACACGGCCCGGGTTCCACCGGGAGCCCAGGTCCGGGTCGCCCTGATGGACCGGGATTCGGTGGTGGGCGCGGCCCGGGGGGCGGCGCTCCACGCCCGGGAGATGTTCGGTCCCGGCGATCCGGGGCTGGCGATCTGCTTCTCCTGCTCGGCCCGCCGCGTGGTGCTCGGAACCCGGGCCATCGATGAGTGCGCCTCGGTCAGTCAGGTGCTGGGTGCAGGGGTGCACGTCGTGGGGGCCTATTTTTACGGTGAGATCTGTCCCCCGGAAGCGGGTGCCCCTTCGATCTTTAATAATGAATCATTTGTTGTTTTATTGCTCGCCTGAGAGACCGATATGGCCGATGCCCACCCCGGACAGGATCTCCCGAAGGCCCGGACCCCGGAGCGGGAGGCCTTCCTGCTGGAGAAGCGGCTGGCCCAGGCCAAGCGGGCCATGCGGCTCCTGGAGGAGGCCCGGGACCGGTATGACAAGCTCTACTTCCATGCCATGACCCATCTGAGTGAGGCCCTGGAGTCGAACCAGGAGCTCATCGCTGCCGCGCCCATCGGGGTGGCGGTCTTCTCTGCCCGCTCCGGGACCTGCGTCACCGCCAATCGGGCCCTCGCCCTCCTGGTGGGTGTGGAGGACGAGCGCCGGATCCTGGGCATGAACCTCTGCCACCTCAAGGAGTGGAAGGCCGCCGGCCTCCTGGAGAAGGCCGAAGAGGCCCTCTGCACCGGTTGGAAGCAGCGCATGGAGGCCCGGGTCCAGACAGGCTCCGGACGCTTCCTCTGGGTGGACGCCGTGTTCGTGCCCCTTCATCTCCATGGAGAGAAGCACCTCCTGGTCATGCTCCACGACATCACCGAGCGCCACGAGGTCGAAGTGACCCGTCGGCAGTCCCTGAAGGCGGAGGGTTTGGCCCTCATGGCCGGAGGCATTGCCCACGACTTCAACAACATCCTCCAGGTCATCCTGGCCAATCTGGAGCGGATCCACTCCGGACGGATCCAGGGGGAGCAGGTGGAGGATGCCTTCTCCCGGGTCTGGGACAGCCTGGCTGCGGCCCAGGCCCTCTCGGGGCGCCTCCTGAGTTACTCCGGCAAGGGTTTCCGCCATGCCTCCTCCCTGGACCTGGGCGCCTTCCTGGACCGGAACCTGCCCGGGCTGGCCAAGCTGGTGGGACGGGAGGTGCGCTATTCAGGCTGCATGGGCGGGCCCTCCCTGCGCATGGTGGGCGATCCCGAGCAGATCCTCCAGCTGATCACCCATCTGGTGGTGAATGCGGCGGAGGCCCTCGACCCCGGTCCCGGTGGCGTGGACTTGGCGCTGTCAGCCTGGGACGGCAGCCTCAAGGGGGGAGCCTGGATCCTGTCGGCCCCCGAAGGGCCCTGCCTCTGTCTGGAGGTCTCGGACCGGGGCTGCGGCATCCTGGCCGGGCAGCTCGACTCCATCTGCGATCCCTTCTTCACGACCAAGGGGTTGGGAAGGGGACTGGGGCTCTCTTCGGTCCTGGGGATCCTGAA
The sequence above is drawn from the uncultured Holophaga sp. genome and encodes:
- a CDS encoding hydrolase; the encoded protein is MFFLERYKLTEAEKAKPYAKYFYKELAAWDPEHMAKMDKPIDPALALPVERISDLLNPGYLDCEVGWCVMPDGSGFIANHRIWPGATVEMIQWWFAWHALEDLRYKIWFPAGHYGISVDEATRAKITDPSVPLVEKVTGVTHHVVEACDGPTENIYINFLKPEQMGFDMSRYHAPNVACVCGGHGVSQMINPPLGLPAFKGSACMVHFFREVEGGLEQRTRFWLGKKFVNGEAIHTLPGGVKLPPFPVAGLARHNVKEFANLQSFLPQIYAEHGGTF
- a CDS encoding aminoacyl-histidine dipeptidase, producing the protein MESMEPKVLWNYFLELSRIPRGSKQEQAAAQWVADQATALGCEVLRDPIGNVIIRKPATPGREDRPGICLQAHVDMVCEKNEDTVHNFACDPIPVYRDGDLLKARGTTLGADNGIGVATALAALAAKDIPHGPLEVLVTIDEETGMTGAENVQPGMLKAKYLLNLDSEEEGFLTIGCAGGIDTIATRKASWEPPQSGAKGYRLKVSGLKGGHSGIDINGHRGNAIRFLARALHALSHHFELGLAHLQGGNKRNAIPREAWALVTLDPVKEAEVQAMVESLQRESRLAIGAFDPGLTFTLEPAELPTLVMSTEDAKAVINTLFTMLHGVVAMSPDIPDLVQTSTNLGVLETKEGAVTFYMLHRSSIDSSKMTVVERVSAHCELGGFEAKHVGGYPGWKPEPGSDLVKLVKEVHKAQTGQDMKVVAIHAGLECGIIGEKYEGMQMASIGPDMWDVHTPDEKVSIPSVGRFWDLLKAILAAV
- a CDS encoding FIST N-terminal domain-containing protein, giving the protein MGSSFYSAFTHCEVVDAHEAITEAISHCLGQLAGRPAGAILLLAGAALDHQLLLDALQVQWPGVPLIGCTTDGEFSPGEGYTEDSLLLLVLGSATVAFASCSLDLAHPLGPQCQELKARQQGRSPRLGILLADALSYMGEDAMLALQEAFGQGFPLVGGASADSWTFEGNRQFHGREVLSGCAVCLLFFGDFRFGHAAETGWKPIGRTGVVTRVARNVVIDIDGRPALDFYRDLMGRDALPSVDTPTVVYDPEGHYLYLRTFLLPIDPLDGYIRYTARVPPGAQVRVALMDRDSVVGAARGAALHAREMFGPGDPGLAICFSCSARRVVLGTRAIDECASVSQVLGAGVHVVGAYFYGEICPPEAGAPSIFNNESFVVLLLA
- a CDS encoding response regulator, which gives rise to MADAHPGQDLPKARTPEREAFLLEKRLAQAKRAMRLLEEARDRYDKLYFHAMTHLSEALESNQELIAAAPIGVAVFSARSGTCVTANRALALLVGVEDERRILGMNLCHLKEWKAAGLLEKAEEALCTGWKQRMEARVQTGSGRFLWVDAVFVPLHLHGEKHLLVMLHDITERHEVEVTRRQSLKAEGLALMAGGIAHDFNNILQVILANLERIHSGRIQGEQVEDAFSRVWDSLAAAQALSGRLLSYSGKGFRHASSLDLGAFLDRNLPGLAKLVGREVRYSGCMGGPSLRMVGDPEQILQLITHLVVNAAEALDPGPGGVDLALSAWDGSLKGGAWILSAPEGPCLCLEVSDRGCGILAGQLDSICDPFFTTKGLGRGLGLSSVLGILKGHGGGLQVQSSPGEGSTFRALFPVGEMPEPAQGEPVGEPPGTKGTTVLVVDDDAGVRATCREILEECFGYAVLEAGDGVEAVEIHRRYGDSIQVVLMDASMPRMNGGEALDAIRVFCPEVRAILCSGFSESMSRDVFRKHGFVTYLQKPYRVKDLKQALDFVLGVPLEL